A genomic window from Micromonospora ferruginea includes:
- a CDS encoding 4'-phosphopantetheinyl transferase family protein yields the protein MIERILPPAVVVEECFTDPAGLALHPAEEHVVANSVPKRRREFTTVRHCARRALARLGLPPAPILPGVRGAPGWPAGVVGSMTHCDGYRGAALARAGTLGSVGVDAEPHAPLPDGVLDAVALPAERTRTAALRATHPGICWDRLLFSAKEAVYKAWFPLTGRWLDFAEADIVVDPAGTFTARLLVPGPRLDGVELTAFDGRFLVERGLVLTAVTVPAASGG from the coding sequence GTGATCGAGCGGATCCTGCCGCCGGCCGTGGTGGTGGAGGAGTGCTTCACCGACCCGGCCGGGCTGGCCCTGCACCCGGCCGAGGAGCACGTCGTCGCGAACTCGGTGCCGAAGCGCCGGCGGGAGTTCACCACCGTCCGGCACTGCGCCCGGCGGGCGCTGGCCCGGCTGGGCCTGCCGCCCGCGCCGATCCTGCCCGGCGTCCGGGGCGCGCCCGGCTGGCCGGCCGGCGTCGTGGGCAGCATGACCCACTGCGACGGCTACCGCGGCGCCGCCCTCGCCCGCGCCGGGACCCTCGGCAGCGTCGGCGTGGACGCCGAGCCGCACGCGCCGCTGCCCGACGGGGTGCTGGACGCGGTCGCGCTGCCGGCCGAGCGCACCCGGACCGCCGCGCTGCGCGCCACCCACCCCGGCATCTGCTGGGACCGGCTGCTGTTCAGCGCGAAGGAGGCGGTCTACAAGGCCTGGTTCCCGCTGACCGGTCGCTGGCTGGACTTCGCCGAGGCGGACATCGTCGTCGACCCGGCCGGCACGTTCACCGCCCGGCTGCTGGTGCCCGGCCCGCGCCTCGACGGCGTGGAGCTGACCGCGTTCGACGGCCGGTTCCTGGTGGAGCGGGGCCTGGTGCTCACCGCCGTCACCGTGCCGGCGGCGTCGGGAGGCTAG
- a CDS encoding AMP-binding protein, producing MTLLPGLRGSGADRSDALRVAGRTLSAEALLGCANAVADRIRGARAVAVEAEPHLETMVGIVGAVQAGVPVVPLPPGAEAAERHRILRESRADVLLGPTTCDATLPLVPVDLRDRSWATHPDPLPASDAVILYTGGVGGLSRGVRISHRAIAADLDLLAAAWRWSAEDVLVQGAPLFRAYGLVVGLLGALRVGSRFVHLDRHATAGPPGTIYLALPRQWARIAGDAARARTLSRARMLVSGDAPLAPAVGERLRVLTSHHPVEGYGTTETLVVLTGPAGAPGTPLPGVQTRVLDHTGRPVAADGDAVGELSVRSPTTFSGYADRPGSAPPADGWHPTGDLATVDPAGRHRILGPGGTGVVRCGGRHVPTGQVEEVLLAHPGVHEVAVVGAPHRTLGEQVVAYVVAAAGLTAQALVDHVGRLLSAAARPRRVHFVDELPRSAQGRVRKSLLIRRSAHAPVPDP from the coding sequence ATGACGCTCCTGCCCGGGCTGCGGGGGTCCGGGGCGGACCGTTCCGACGCGCTCCGTGTCGCCGGCCGGACGCTCTCCGCCGAGGCGCTGCTGGGCTGCGCGAACGCGGTCGCCGACCGGATCCGGGGCGCCCGGGCGGTCGCGGTCGAGGCCGAGCCGCACCTGGAGACGATGGTCGGGATCGTCGGCGCCGTCCAGGCCGGTGTGCCGGTGGTGCCGCTGCCGCCCGGCGCCGAAGCGGCCGAGCGGCACCGCATCCTGCGCGAGTCCCGCGCCGACGTGCTGCTCGGCCCCACCACCTGCGACGCCACCCTGCCGCTCGTCCCGGTCGACCTGCGGGACCGGTCCTGGGCCACGCACCCCGACCCGCTGCCGGCCAGCGACGCGGTGATCCTCTACACCGGCGGCGTCGGGGGCCTCTCCCGCGGCGTGCGCATCTCGCACCGGGCCATCGCGGCCGACCTGGACCTGCTCGCCGCCGCCTGGCGGTGGAGCGCCGAGGACGTGCTCGTCCAGGGCGCGCCGCTGTTCCGGGCGTACGGGCTGGTGGTCGGCCTGCTCGGCGCGCTGCGGGTGGGCAGCCGCTTCGTCCACCTCGACCGGCACGCCACCGCCGGCCCGCCCGGCACCATCTACCTGGCGTTGCCCCGCCAGTGGGCGCGCATCGCCGGCGACGCGGCCCGGGCCCGGACGCTGTCCCGGGCGCGCATGCTGGTCTCCGGCGACGCCCCGCTGGCGCCCGCCGTGGGGGAGCGGCTGCGGGTGCTGACCTCGCACCACCCGGTGGAGGGGTACGGCACCACGGAGACGCTCGTCGTCCTCACCGGCCCGGCCGGCGCCCCGGGCACCCCGCTGCCCGGCGTGCAGACCCGGGTGCTGGACCACACCGGCCGGCCGGTGGCCGCCGACGGCGACGCGGTCGGCGAGCTGAGCGTCCGGAGCCCGACGACGTTCAGCGGGTACGCCGACCGGCCCGGCTCGGCGCCGCCGGCCGACGGTTGGCACCCCACCGGCGACCTGGCCACCGTGGACCCGGCCGGCCGCCACCGGATCCTCGGCCCGGGCGGCACCGGCGTGGTGCGCTGCGGCGGTCGGCACGTGCCGACCGGGCAGGTCGAGGAGGTGCTGCTGGCCCACCCGGGCGTGCACGAGGTGGCGGTGGTCGGCGCGCCGCACCGCACGCTCGGCGAGCAGGTCGTCGCCTACGTCGTCGCGGCGGCCGGGCTCACCGCCCAGGCGCTCGTCGACCACGTCGGCCGACTGCTCTCGGCGGCGGCCCGCCCCCGCCGGGTGCACTTCGTCGACGAGTTGCCGCGCAGCGCGCAGGGCCGGGTCCGCAAGTCGCTGCTGATCCGGCGCAGCGCCCATGCCCCCGTACCCGACCCCTGA
- a CDS encoding AAA family ATPase, which produces MTMAERDRHLDVLTDRLADLLHPGEPAPGPGPGPITLITGPVGAGKTTLLQAFARRCAEAGVTFLGASASRSERTVPLEVVRQLVRRATVDDADRDRVGQLLDRAVLRWGETADEEALALLTAAIGGELLELAARAPAVVAVDDVQHADAPSLRCLDHLVRRVVGLPVLIVLTEAPRTRPWHPTAYAELLQPARLHRVRLPLLTADGTYRILADRLGAPVARRVADEAYRISGGNPLLVHALADDHTAGAETPTPGEAFREAVLSCLYRCEHLVLTTARALAVTEEPLHGPLLPHLVDLPSELNLHAVDAATSAGLVDTDGLRHPAVRRAVLDGTTVEERARLHRAAAQVLHDDGAPPPRIAPHLLTSDELTEPWMAPTLLDAGEHALAEGDVDIGLRYLRRANRDCTDECLRARIRSALARAEWRLDPQGAVPHLLGVATAVRAGHLGTRQAAGPIQYLLWHGQIDRAVDLIHHLGERADGVDAHSTADLMIIKGWMATLYPGVPLDGAAPAGTTRDPLALARVKHRLRGVLLLDAVLGRGDLGALENAERTLGTLGLEDEPSMWNVVCAVIAMIYADRLDLAGEWCDRLDRIASARRHRTPRALLTAVAATVAGRRGDLRRARELADSALHRLSPKGWGVVIGAPLAVRLWTLTCLEEWDEAAACLRTPVPPALFETPFGLHYLHARGAHALAAGSPEAALADFQLCGQLMTSWRLDQAALVPWRTETARALLRLGRRQQAEKVVREELDRLRPADLRNRGAALRVLGAVHEGPERIRHLRCAVRLLGECGDRVELARALGDLGQAQQQAGDLREARSTTRAARELAEECGIPLLRPTATGRATAAGRSAAPDPDSDTGILLTGLNDAESRVAALAAQGHTNREIAERMFLTVSAIEQRLTRIYRKLDVNSRSELAARLRLDP; this is translated from the coding sequence ATGACGATGGCCGAACGGGACCGGCATCTCGACGTCCTGACCGATCGGCTCGCCGATCTGCTCCACCCGGGCGAGCCCGCACCCGGCCCGGGCCCCGGCCCCATCACGCTGATCACCGGGCCGGTCGGCGCCGGCAAGACCACGCTCCTGCAGGCCTTCGCCCGGCGGTGCGCCGAGGCCGGGGTCACGTTCCTCGGCGCCAGCGCGTCGCGCAGCGAACGCACGGTGCCGCTGGAGGTGGTCCGGCAGCTCGTCCGGCGGGCCACCGTGGACGACGCCGACCGCGACCGGGTCGGCCAGTTGCTGGACCGGGCCGTGCTGCGCTGGGGCGAGACCGCCGACGAGGAGGCGCTCGCCCTGCTGACCGCCGCGATCGGTGGCGAACTGCTCGAACTCGCCGCCCGGGCACCCGCCGTGGTCGCGGTCGACGACGTCCAGCACGCCGACGCGCCGTCGCTGCGGTGCCTCGACCACCTGGTCCGTCGGGTCGTCGGCCTGCCGGTGCTGATCGTGCTGACCGAGGCGCCGCGCACCCGGCCGTGGCACCCCACCGCCTACGCCGAACTGCTCCAGCCCGCCCGGCTGCACCGGGTCCGGCTGCCGCTGCTCACCGCGGACGGGACGTACCGCATCCTGGCCGACCGGCTGGGCGCGCCGGTGGCGCGGCGGGTCGCCGACGAGGCGTACCGGATCAGCGGCGGCAACCCGCTGCTGGTGCACGCGCTGGCCGACGACCACACGGCCGGCGCCGAGACGCCGACGCCCGGCGAGGCGTTCCGGGAGGCGGTGCTGAGCTGCCTCTACCGCTGCGAACACCTGGTGCTCACGACCGCCCGCGCGTTGGCGGTGACCGAGGAGCCGTTGCACGGCCCGCTCCTGCCCCACCTGGTCGACCTCCCGTCCGAGCTGAACCTGCACGCCGTCGACGCGGCCACCAGCGCGGGTCTCGTCGACACCGACGGCCTCCGGCACCCGGCGGTACGGCGGGCGGTGCTGGACGGCACGACGGTGGAGGAACGCGCCCGGTTGCACCGCGCCGCCGCCCAGGTGCTGCACGACGACGGCGCCCCGCCACCGCGGATCGCGCCGCACCTGCTGACCTCCGACGAGCTGACCGAGCCGTGGATGGCGCCGACCCTGCTCGACGCCGGCGAGCACGCGCTGGCCGAGGGCGACGTGGACATCGGCCTCCGTTACCTGCGCCGCGCCAACCGGGACTGCACCGACGAGTGCCTGCGAGCCCGGATCCGCTCCGCCCTGGCCCGCGCCGAGTGGCGTCTGGACCCGCAGGGTGCGGTCCCCCACCTGCTCGGCGTCGCCACCGCCGTGCGCGCCGGGCACCTGGGCACCCGGCAGGCCGCCGGGCCGATCCAGTACCTGCTCTGGCACGGCCAGATCGACCGGGCCGTGGACCTCATCCACCATCTCGGCGAGCGCGCCGACGGCGTCGACGCCCACTCGACCGCCGACCTGATGATCATCAAGGGGTGGATGGCCACGCTCTACCCCGGGGTTCCGCTCGACGGCGCCGCTCCGGCCGGCACCACCCGGGACCCGCTCGCGCTGGCCCGGGTCAAGCACCGGCTGCGCGGCGTCCTCCTACTCGACGCGGTGCTGGGCCGTGGCGACCTCGGCGCGCTGGAGAACGCCGAACGCACGCTGGGGACGCTCGGGCTGGAAGACGAGCCGAGCATGTGGAACGTGGTCTGCGCGGTGATCGCCATGATCTACGCCGACCGGCTCGACCTGGCCGGCGAGTGGTGCGACCGGCTGGACCGGATCGCCTCCGCCCGCCGGCACCGGACGCCACGCGCCCTGCTCACCGCGGTCGCCGCCACCGTCGCGGGCCGACGCGGCGACCTGCGCCGGGCCCGCGAACTCGCCGACTCGGCGCTCCACCGGCTGTCCCCGAAGGGGTGGGGTGTCGTCATCGGCGCGCCGCTCGCCGTTCGACTGTGGACGCTGACCTGCCTCGAGGAGTGGGACGAGGCGGCGGCCTGCCTGCGTACGCCGGTGCCACCGGCGCTGTTCGAGACCCCGTTCGGCCTGCACTACCTGCACGCCCGGGGGGCGCACGCGCTCGCCGCGGGCAGCCCGGAGGCGGCGCTGGCCGACTTCCAACTGTGCGGGCAGTTGATGACCTCGTGGCGGCTCGACCAGGCGGCGCTGGTGCCCTGGCGCACCGAGACGGCGCGGGCGCTGCTGCGGCTGGGCCGCCGGCAGCAGGCCGAGAAGGTGGTCCGGGAGGAGCTGGACCGGCTCCGCCCGGCCGACCTGCGCAACCGGGGCGCCGCGCTGCGGGTACTCGGCGCCGTCCACGAGGGACCGGAACGGATCCGGCACCTGCGGTGCGCGGTCCGGCTGTTGGGCGAGTGCGGGGACCGGGTGGAGCTGGCCCGTGCCCTCGGCGACCTCGGCCAAGCCCAACAGCAGGCCGGTGACCTGCGCGAGGCGCGCAGCACGACGCGGGCCGCCCGGGAACTCGCCGAGGAGTGCGGGATCCCGTTGCTGCGCCCCACCGCCACGGGCCGGGCCACCGCGGCCGGCCGGAGCGCCGCCCCCGATCCGGACTCCGACACCGGGATCCTGCTCACCGGCCTCAACGACGCCGAGTCCCGGGTCGCCGCGCTCGCCGCGCAGGGGCACACCAACCGGGAGATCGCCGAGCGCATGTTCCTCACCGTCAGCGCCATCGAACAGCGCCTGACCCGGATCTACCGCAAGCTCGACGTCAACTCCCGCAGCGAACTGGCCGCCCGGTTGCGGCTCGACCCCTGA
- a CDS encoding AAA family ATPase — MLVQREEQLTLLRETFQNCERQRKGHVSLVTGAVGSGKTSVLESFGDWAATAGGRVLSATASRTERGLHLGVLGQLLQGPRFDPDTGIRVERLLRDSPAASPEAGRDGGEDPADQVWAPVLHGLFSTLLDLAESEPLVLTVDDVHHADPASLHCLLYVARRLRHIPIMVVLAEARTLRPSHPHFRAELFSQPHFTRITLPPLTVEAIARLVDDDVEPAAREAAERCLRMTGGNPLLTRALIEERPRSATDEEPTADAALGDAFDQAVLGCLYRHEPGVRRVAQAMAVLDRPGGPADLLGHLLDVVPESVTPMVSMLRTTGLLDQDRLRHPRIRRSILADMSVDERRGLHQRAAEVLHEHGVEPGDVAEHLVAAGWAEAGWTVPVLHDAAAQALAAGRPDVAAGCLRLVGRAEVDDDQRVAITAMQVSARWQINPLAVNGQLDQLVDAARSGGWPTHAALSAVPYLLWQGRAEEVEEAITGCAGDDEQAHAAGRRRMMHLLLGLSHPEHLAAVREAAAAPRTALLAGGSSPAQALGLVGAALTPTGDHDTVAAADHLLHRHHADDGMLPLLTAPLLALLWAGRADRVAAWTAVLLERPAARHAPIWRAVLRALRAEAALRLGDLTVAEQQARTALDDLPVAAWGVAAAGPLATLIACATESGRHAEADRWLAQSVPAGAFRTPLGLHYLAARARHHLALGRAHAATTDLRRCGELMRAWGVDVAGLVPWRLELARVQLAVGNKAHATQLLQEQLRAPHGVDDRTRGRALRLLAGTAAPDHRRKLLSEAVNLLQGCGDRLELVRALGDTGQTLQRAGDSAQARLLVRRAYQLAQDCGASVLAQRLVRREPGGVPAGPPAEAPEPEDGLSEAERRVAALAAQGHTNRQISSKLFITVSTVEQHLTRVYRKLDVKRRSDLPARLVAFAEPLGEEIQPAAS; from the coding sequence GTGCTGGTACAGCGAGAGGAACAGCTCACCCTGCTGCGCGAGACCTTCCAGAACTGCGAACGGCAGCGGAAGGGACACGTCTCGCTCGTCACCGGCGCGGTGGGCAGCGGCAAGACGAGCGTGCTGGAGTCGTTCGGCGACTGGGCGGCCACCGCCGGCGGCCGGGTGCTCAGCGCGACCGCGTCGCGGACCGAACGCGGACTGCACCTGGGGGTGCTGGGCCAGCTCCTGCAGGGGCCACGGTTCGACCCCGACACCGGGATCCGGGTGGAGCGCCTGCTGCGCGACTCCCCGGCCGCCTCGCCGGAGGCCGGGCGCGACGGCGGCGAGGACCCCGCCGACCAGGTGTGGGCGCCGGTGCTGCACGGCCTGTTCAGCACGCTGCTCGACCTGGCCGAGTCGGAGCCGCTCGTGCTGACCGTCGACGACGTGCACCACGCCGACCCGGCGTCGCTGCACTGCCTGCTCTACGTCGCCCGCCGGCTGCGGCACATCCCGATCATGGTGGTGCTGGCCGAGGCCCGCACGCTGCGCCCGTCGCACCCGCACTTCCGGGCCGAGCTGTTCAGCCAGCCCCACTTCACCCGGATCACCCTGCCGCCGCTGACCGTCGAGGCGATCGCCCGGCTGGTCGACGACGACGTCGAACCGGCGGCCCGCGAGGCCGCCGAGCGGTGCCTGCGGATGACCGGCGGCAACCCGCTGCTCACCCGGGCGCTGATCGAGGAACGGCCCCGGTCGGCGACGGACGAGGAACCGACCGCGGACGCGGCCCTCGGCGACGCGTTCGACCAGGCGGTGCTCGGCTGCCTGTACCGGCACGAGCCGGGCGTGCGCCGGGTCGCGCAGGCGATGGCGGTGCTGGACCGGCCGGGCGGACCGGCGGACCTGCTCGGCCACCTGCTCGACGTGGTGCCGGAGTCGGTCACCCCGATGGTCAGCATGCTGCGCACCACCGGCCTGTTGGACCAGGACCGGCTGCGGCACCCGCGGATCCGGCGGTCCATCCTGGCCGACATGTCCGTCGACGAACGACGCGGCCTGCACCAGCGGGCCGCCGAGGTGCTGCACGAGCACGGCGTCGAGCCGGGTGACGTGGCCGAGCACCTGGTCGCCGCCGGCTGGGCGGAGGCCGGGTGGACGGTGCCGGTGCTGCACGACGCCGCCGCCCAGGCGCTCGCCGCCGGCCGGCCCGACGTGGCCGCCGGCTGCCTGCGCCTGGTCGGGCGCGCCGAGGTGGACGACGACCAGCGGGTCGCCATCACCGCCATGCAGGTCAGCGCCCGCTGGCAGATCAACCCCCTGGCCGTCAACGGCCAGCTCGACCAGCTCGTCGACGCGGCCCGGTCCGGTGGCTGGCCGACCCACGCCGCCCTGTCCGCCGTGCCGTACCTGCTGTGGCAGGGACGGGCCGAGGAGGTCGAGGAGGCGATCACCGGCTGCGCCGGCGACGACGAGCAGGCCCACGCCGCCGGTCGCCGGCGGATGATGCACCTGCTGCTGGGGCTCTCCCACCCGGAGCACCTGGCCGCCGTACGGGAGGCGGCGGCCGCGCCCCGGACCGCGCTGCTGGCCGGCGGATCCTCGCCCGCCCAGGCGCTGGGCCTGGTCGGCGCGGCGCTGACGCCGACCGGCGACCACGACACGGTGGCCGCCGCCGACCACCTGCTGCACCGCCACCACGCCGACGACGGCATGCTCCCGCTGCTGACCGCGCCGCTGCTGGCGCTGCTCTGGGCCGGTCGCGCCGACCGGGTGGCCGCCTGGACGGCGGTCCTGCTGGAGCGGCCGGCCGCGCGGCACGCCCCGATCTGGCGGGCCGTGCTGCGGGCGCTGCGCGCCGAGGCGGCGCTGCGGCTGGGCGACCTGACCGTGGCCGAGCAGCAGGCCCGTACCGCGCTCGACGACCTGCCGGTGGCCGCCTGGGGAGTCGCCGCGGCGGGTCCGCTGGCCACGCTGATCGCCTGCGCCACCGAGTCCGGGCGGCACGCCGAGGCGGACCGCTGGCTGGCGCAGAGCGTCCCGGCCGGCGCCTTCCGCACCCCGCTCGGGCTGCACTACCTGGCCGCACGGGCCCGCCACCACCTGGCGCTCGGGCGGGCCCACGCGGCCACCACCGACCTGCGCCGGTGCGGCGAACTGATGCGCGCCTGGGGCGTGGACGTGGCCGGGCTGGTGCCCTGGCGGCTGGAGCTGGCCCGGGTGCAGCTCGCCGTGGGCAACAAGGCGCACGCCACCCAACTGCTGCAGGAGCAGTTGCGGGCGCCGCACGGGGTGGACGACCGTACCCGGGGCCGGGCGCTGCGGCTGCTCGCCGGCACCGCCGCGCCGGACCACCGGCGCAAGCTGCTCTCCGAGGCGGTGAACCTGTTGCAGGGCTGCGGTGACCGGCTCGAACTGGTCCGGGCGCTCGGCGACACCGGGCAGACGCTGCAACGGGCGGGCGACTCGGCGCAGGCGCGGCTGCTGGTCCGCCGGGCATACCAACTGGCCCAGGACTGCGGCGCCTCGGTGCTGGCGCAGCGGCTGGTCCGGCGCGAGCCGGGCGGCGTGCCGGCGGGTCCGCCGGCCGAGGCGCCGGAGCCGGAGGACGGCCTCAGCGAGGCCGAACGCCGGGTGGCGGCGCTCGCCGCGCAGGGCCACACCAACCGGCAGATCTCCAGCAAGTTGTTCATCACGGTGAGCACCGTGGAGCAGCACCTGACCCGGGTCTACCGCAAGCTCGACGTCAAGCGCCGTTCGGACCTGCCGGCCCGGCTGGTGGCCTTCGCCGAGCCGCTGGGCGAGGAGATCCAGCCCGCCGCGTCCTGA